ATTTTAACAGGAAGTTAACGGGAACTTATTTGATGCAATAAATATTTCATATGTTGCATTTAGCGTAAGCCTTCTAAATAAATAGGTTTTCAGGGGTTTGAGCGCACTGCAACTATTTGGATTTTCTTAGAAGTAAGACCGATGAATTCTTTATTTACCAGCCTTAGGAAGTTCGCCAAATTGCTTTTTATAGCAAACCGTGAAGTAGGATGCCGATAAAAATCCAACCTTATGGGCCACTTCACTCACGTTCAAATTTTTATCATTTTGAAAAAGCGTCCTGGATTTTTCCAAGCGGACCCTTCTAATAAATTCAATGGGAGACAGCCCCGTCAGAGATTTAATCTTTCTATACACTTGGCTCCTGCTTAAGCAAAGGTGGGAAGATAACTTTTCAACGTTCAATGAAGTGTCCTCTATATTTTCATGAATGTATTCTACGACACCTTGTATAAACCTATCATTAAAATCTGTTTCCTTTGTTTTTACTTCTGGAAGATCTATCGTAGCAAATTGACGATGAAGACGCTCGTTCTTCAATAAAAGTTGCTCTAATATTACTTTGAGTTCCTTGGTATTAAAAGGTTTTACCAAATACGCTTCCGCACCAACCTCGCGGCCCTTTATGCGGTCCTCAGCAAGTTCCTTTGCGGTGAGGATAACAATAGGGATATGATTCAAGGTGGGGTCCTTTTTTATTTTTTCGCTAAATGCGATACCGTCCATAAGCGGCATGATTACATCTGTAATTATGATGTCCGGACGATGCTCCATAGTTCTCAACCACCCTTCTTGACCATCGGATGCTAATATTATATCATAATCCTGCTCCAATATAGAAACTAGGTAATCTTGAAGGTCTACATTATCCTCTGCAATTAGTAACTTCTTCTTGGCTTCTTTTTTTGAAAGGATATCTTCAATGGCATAAACTTCTGGCTTTGTTTTAAGCATCTTATTGGCAGCAATCTTTTGAAGGTTTGCATCAGATTCCAAAAATTGCGAGTCTTGAAAAAACGCTTTCCCGTAAGGAAGAATAATCTTAAATATAGAACCTTTTCCCAATTCGCTTTCCACCTCTATACTTCCCTTATGTAGTTCTACAAAGCTTTTGACCATCTCCAAACCTATTCCCGTACTGCCATAATAAGATTTATTGAGTTCGCTAACTTGATAAAAGCGCTTAAAAATTTTCTTATAGTCCTTTTGGTCTATTCCAGGACCATTATCCTTTATGCTGAGTTCTACGGCCGGAATGGGTTTTTCCTTACTGACCAATGGTAACACCTTTTTTTCGATTTCACTTATACGCACTTGTATTTTTCCTTCATTGGGCGTAACCTTAAAGGCATTGGATAAAAGATTAAATAGGACCTTTTCCAAAATCCCTTTATCTGCCCATATCAGTAAGTTCTTCTTGGTGTGTTTTAAATCTAGACGAATTGCCCTTCTTTTAGATTCCTCATTAAAAAAGCTGAGTATATTTCTAGTATTTTCAACAAGATTAAATTGATCTACCTGAAGCCTAAACTTATTAGACTGCAATTTTCTGAAGTCCATTAGTTCATTGATTAGTCTAGAGAGGCGTTCTGCATTTTTATGGATGATATGGTATTTTTGAGCAGTGCTCTTAGAAATATTGTCTTCCTTAGCGTCTATAAGTTCTTGTATCGGATTTATAATTAAGGTCAGTGGTGTTCTGAATTCATGGGAAATATTGGTGAAAAATTGGAGTTTCTGTTTTTGCAATTCTACCTTCTGCTTTCTTCCCTCACGTTCAAGTCTAAAAGTGTTTATTTCATTGATTCGCTTTTTATATAGGTACATACCGGATAATACGAGTAGTAAGAACAAAAGTATATAGGACAGATATGCCCAGACCGTTCTCCACCACGGCGGCAATACCTGAATTTGCAGCAACACCGAAGCCTCGTTCCATTTATCATCGTTATTAGAAGCCTTCAGTTTAAAGGTATATTCACCAGATGCAAGATTGGTATAGGTAGCACTGGTTTTAGAATCTACGTAATTCCATGTTTCTTCAAAACCTTCTAGAAAATAGGCATATTGATTTTTCTCCGGCCTTGTATAGGCTATCGTTTCATAATCGATAGTCAATATATTCTGGTCGTGCCTCAGGGTAATGGTATTCGTCTCGGGTGTCCAGTGTAGCGCGTTGATACTATCTTTTTTATCGATTTTTTTGTTGAACAGTTTAATATCTTTCAGGTAAGGCTTTGCCAAATAAGGATTATAGGCAATGTCTTGTGGCGCTATGTAATTGATTCCTTTTTTGGTACCCAAGTACAGCGTATTATTATCGTCCATTATGAAGGCCCTGTCAATCAAATAATTCTCTAAAAGACCATCATAGGTAGTAAATTTTTCCACTTTACCTGTAGCGCGATTAACTCTTAAAATGCCTTGTTTACTGCTGAGCCATAGCTCGTTCTTAATAGGTTCGTGTATGGCGTTAACATAGGTTAGGTCATAGTCGTCTAACGCTAACCGCTCAAAATTCTGTTTATCCTTATTATAGGAATACAATCCGCCACCATTAGTGCCGCACCAGACCGTCCCGTCCTGGGTTTCATAAATATCTAGGATACGATTAGAGCTTGGGTGTCCTCCAAATTTGGATGAAATCGCGTTTCCATGGGCTACGACCTCAAAATCATTTTTACTGTCCATTTCTATATGGTACAATCCAGAGGAAGTGCCTATCCAAACGTTACCATTACTATCGTTGTGTATAACCCTTACATCTCTTTCTGCGATTCCGGAATTCTTGTAAGAATCGCTAGAAGGCACTTTAATTTCATTGGTTGTTGGATCTAAATAGAAAACACCTTTTAAGAACGATCCTATCCACACCCTACCAAAGGCATCTTCTGTAAAACAATGTATTTTATCCGTAGTAAGTGCTCCAGACGTATTTTTACTGCTGATATTTATAAATGTTTTGCTGCCTTTTTTTAAAAGGTATATTCCTTCGCCCCAGGTTGCTAGCCAAATGTTACCCTTACTATCTGCAAATACGTCCTCTAAATAGATACCTTCTTTTAAACCTTTATAGCGAGAACCGGACCCGCCATATACATTGGTAACTTTCTTGGTCTTAATATCCAGGATATCTATACGATTATTGGCTTGGGTTATCCAAAGGTTACCATCTTCCGTTTTTGCAAAAGCTCTGATATCGTTGGCTTGAATATTTCTATCCGTATCCTCGTTTAAAACAGCTTTGAACTTTTTGTAGTGTTGGTCAAAAAAGCCTAACCCGTTTTCGTAATAGCCTAGCCAAAGTCTATTCTCTCCATCGACCAATATAGACCATACCGAATTTGAACTGATACTACGCACATCCTGAACATCTTGCTGATAATGTTTAATGATGTTTCCTGTTTGGTCTAAAACAACCAGTCCTTCGTTTTCCACTGCGATGAAGATATGGTCCATACCGCTGGTAATGGCCATAATGGTACTTTCTATAATATTCAATTTGGTAAACGAGGTCCGGACTTTTTTTAAATCGGCCGTAAATACACCACTCCTTAACGTACCTATCCATAGGTTTTCTCTCTTATCAAGATGTAGCTTTGTAACGTGAGGCGCCGAAATAAGACTAGGGATTGCTAAATCCTGAATCGCTCCTCTTTCCGAATAGTGCTCTAGTTTAAGCCCTTGGTTCGTTGCTATGTACAAGTTGCCCTTGGTAGAATATTGAAGATCCAATATAGAAATGCCGCTTAAAGCGTAATTATTTATTGAGGTATGCTTAATATTTACTTCTTTGATACCATCATATGTTCCAATAAGTAATTTTTCCTTGTATTCGGCAAAACACAAAACACTCGTATAGTTCTCGCTTTGTATATTCCCTACTCTCGTAGCTATTCGTATAAAAGTGTTCTGTTTATCATCGTAGAGACTTAGGCCAGCGTCCGTGCCGATCCATAATTTACCTGAACTGTCCAAGAACAAGGAACTAATGGAATTACTGTTTATGCTGTTTGCGTCTGTTATATCATGACCGTAATACGTATAGGACAGTCCATTGAACTTATAAAGTCCTGCTCCATCCGTTCCTATCCAGATAAATCCGAACCTGTCCTTGACCATGGTCGTAATGGGACGCTGAAAAATATTTTCCTTTACCGTATTAAACTCTAAAGCCTTAAAGTCTATTTGAGAAGCCGCTTCTTTTGGGTTTATCAAAAAAACCAGTAAAAATATAAGCTGTAAAACCTTAGCGCATTTCATTTTAACGTTCACCATTCCCAATTCAATTAGCATGTCAATTAAAGGTATTTCGAATCTAATAAAAATAAAATTTGTAGCATTTTAGGCTTCAAATGTTGCAAACACCTTTGCAAAGAATGTACATATACCTTTCAAAGGAAGTAAAAAGTTATATTGTATTCATTATGTCTAAAACAAACCAAACTATGAAATTTTTTACTCCACGATTCGCCTTTTTCGCGATGGCATTATTCTTAATGGCCTCCTGTGATAGGGATAGGGGCTTCGACGCCATCTTAAACGAAGGTCCGGCACCTAGCGAATTGCAAGCAAATATCGTATTTAATAATGAGGAGCCCCCTTTTTCGGTTACGATAAGCCCTACAGCTGACGGGGCTACGGCGTTTGAAGTATTATCGGGCATACCCGGACAAGCCGCTGAACTCATTGGAATACAACAATCCTTAACCTTTGATTATCCCGATGCCGATGAGAATTTTTTCGTGACCATTAGGGCGATTGCCCCCAACGGTAGGGTAACGGAAGAACAGTTTGAGATTGTACCCCCTGCCGACCCATGTACTCAGATATTCAGTGCCCCGGTAAGTTGGGATAATGGTAATGACCCGGCGTTCTTCTTTGGGTTTAATGGTGTAGAACTAGAAGTGGTAGCTAATCCAGACCCTTCTGGAGCCAATTCTGAAGTTTCCAACGTCTTACAGATTACACAGGACGGAGGCGGTAATTTTGATGGATTTGGCGTGCAAATGACAGGACCTGCTCTTTTTAGCGCCGCAGATAAAATTGTTAGATTAAATTTCTGGTCGGATGTGGAATTGCCCGTAAGACTTACGGTGCAGCAGGACCCTAATAACACAACAGAACGAGAAGCAGAAGTAAATTTAATACATACAGGAACCGGATGGGAAGAACTTCGTTTTGACTTTTCTAATGCCATAGCAGGTTTTACGGGCAATCCTGATGGGGCACTTGGTATTGCAGATGGCGCAAGTTTTGTGCCCACGGGAGCGTATATTCGATTCCAAATGTTCATTAGCCCTGGTGACGATGTTGCCGGCACCTTTTTCTTGGACAACGTTGGTATTTGCGAAGGTGGTGGCGCAGCACCGCCGGAAGAACCAATGGAGGAAGAAATGGAGGCCTGTGCCAGAATTTTTAACACCCCAATTACCTTTGAAAATGGTGAGGAGTTTTTTGGATTCAACGGTGTTGATGTTCAAGTAGTAGCAAACCCGGACCAATCTGGAGCCAACCCTAACGCTACCAATGTATTGGAAATCGTACAAGACGGTGGTGGCAATTTTGACGGATTTGGAACAGTATTAGAAAATCCTGTGGATTTTAGTAGTGACGATAAAGTAGTGCGTGCACTTGTATGGTCTACTTCTGCTGTTACCTTTAGGTTAAATATGCAGCAAAACCCTACCAATAATGAAACAGAACGTGAAGTTGAGGTTGCAGCAGAACATGGCGGAACAGGATG
This genomic window from Maribacter sp. MJ134 contains:
- a CDS encoding two-component regulator propeller domain-containing protein, encoding MLIELGMVNVKMKCAKVLQLIFLLVFLINPKEAASQIDFKALEFNTVKENIFQRPITTMVKDRFGFIWIGTDGAGLYKFNGLSYTYYGHDITDANSINSNSISSLFLDSSGKLWIGTDAGLSLYDDKQNTFIRIATRVGNIQSENYTSVLCFAEYKEKLLIGTYDGIKEVNIKHTSINNYALSGISILDLQYSTKGNLYIATNQGLKLEHYSERGAIQDLAIPSLISAPHVTKLHLDKRENLWIGTLRSGVFTADLKKVRTSFTKLNIIESTIMAITSGMDHIFIAVENEGLVVLDQTGNIIKHYQQDVQDVRSISSNSVWSILVDGENRLWLGYYENGLGFFDQHYKKFKAVLNEDTDRNIQANDIRAFAKTEDGNLWITQANNRIDILDIKTKKVTNVYGGSGSRYKGLKEGIYLEDVFADSKGNIWLATWGEGIYLLKKGSKTFINISSKNTSGALTTDKIHCFTEDAFGRVWIGSFLKGVFYLDPTTNEIKVPSSDSYKNSGIAERDVRVIHNDSNGNVWIGTSSGLYHIEMDSKNDFEVVAHGNAISSKFGGHPSSNRILDIYETQDGTVWCGTNGGGLYSYNKDKQNFERLALDDYDLTYVNAIHEPIKNELWLSSKQGILRVNRATGKVEKFTTYDGLLENYLIDRAFIMDDNNTLYLGTKKGINYIAPQDIAYNPYLAKPYLKDIKLFNKKIDKKDSINALHWTPETNTITLRHDQNILTIDYETIAYTRPEKNQYAYFLEGFEETWNYVDSKTSATYTNLASGEYTFKLKASNNDDKWNEASVLLQIQVLPPWWRTVWAYLSYILLFLLLVLSGMYLYKKRINEINTFRLEREGRKQKVELQKQKLQFFTNISHEFRTPLTLIINPIQELIDAKEDNISKSTAQKYHIIHKNAERLSRLINELMDFRKLQSNKFRLQVDQFNLVENTRNILSFFNEESKRRAIRLDLKHTKKNLLIWADKGILEKVLFNLLSNAFKVTPNEGKIQVRISEIEKKVLPLVSKEKPIPAVELSIKDNGPGIDQKDYKKIFKRFYQVSELNKSYYGSTGIGLEMVKSFVELHKGSIEVESELGKGSIFKIILPYGKAFFQDSQFLESDANLQKIAANKMLKTKPEVYAIEDILSKKEAKKKLLIAEDNVDLQDYLVSILEQDYDIILASDGQEGWLRTMEHRPDIIITDVIMPLMDGIAFSEKIKKDPTLNHIPIVILTAKELAEDRIKGREVGAEAYLVKPFNTKELKVILEQLLLKNERLHRQFATIDLPEVKTKETDFNDRFIQGVVEYIHENIEDTSLNVEKLSSHLCLSRSQVYRKIKSLTGLSPIEFIRRVRLEKSRTLFQNDKNLNVSEVAHKVGFLSASYFTVCYKKQFGELPKAGK